A portion of the Sulfuricurvum kujiense DSM 16994 genome contains these proteins:
- a CDS encoding HlyD family secretion protein — protein sequence MIEIAKKYWLGVAVAALFSIAAVLIYLKLHTKELPDNLVQGSGRIDGDLINVNAKYPGRIASMEVSEGEAISIGSVIAVIDSAEQKAQKAQIDAQIEAQKQQLAARKIELSIAQKSIPQTLVKAKANSSIKKAQLDELDKMINTQKNLVTQDQRDNERLNNLFNNRLIEKHQLEMSVLKLRSDQDQLSSLMDKREQLKKAIDITQSDQIEASAAQQKTDALREGINATESGIKALIASQTQANAVLSEMVLRSPVEGFVMEKIANNGEVVGAGMAVATLIDPKSLYLKIFVDTLKNGKIKIGDSAVIFLDAAPEHPIAAKVVRIEQKAEFTPKEVSVASDRIQRVFAVHLQPLKVDPLLKLGIPAVGVISLDNKGLPTSLHAVPE from the coding sequence ATGATTGAGATTGCTAAAAAATATTGGCTCGGAGTAGCTGTAGCAGCCCTTTTTTCTATTGCTGCGGTATTGATCTATCTCAAACTTCACACGAAAGAACTGCCTGATAACCTGGTACAGGGGAGTGGTCGGATTGACGGCGATTTGATTAACGTGAATGCCAAATACCCCGGACGGATTGCGAGTATGGAAGTGTCCGAGGGGGAAGCGATTTCCATAGGCTCTGTGATCGCTGTGATTGATAGTGCGGAGCAAAAAGCTCAGAAAGCCCAAATCGATGCGCAGATCGAAGCGCAAAAACAACAGCTCGCCGCCCGAAAAATCGAACTTTCAATAGCCCAAAAAAGCATTCCGCAAACGCTTGTCAAAGCCAAAGCGAACAGCTCGATCAAAAAAGCGCAGCTGGACGAACTGGATAAAATGATCAATACCCAAAAGAATCTCGTAACTCAGGATCAGCGTGACAATGAGCGTTTGAACAATCTTTTTAATAATCGGCTGATCGAAAAACATCAGCTTGAAATGTCTGTGCTAAAACTTCGAAGCGATCAAGATCAGCTCTCCTCGCTGATGGATAAGCGTGAACAATTGAAAAAGGCAATTGACATAACGCAAAGCGACCAGATCGAAGCATCTGCTGCACAGCAAAAAACGGATGCCCTGCGCGAGGGGATTAATGCAACAGAATCGGGAATCAAAGCGTTGATCGCTTCGCAGACACAGGCCAATGCCGTTCTTTCCGAAATGGTGCTGCGTTCGCCCGTTGAGGGCTTCGTCATGGAAAAGATCGCCAATAACGGTGAAGTCGTAGGTGCCGGGATGGCGGTCGCGACCCTCATCGATCCCAAAAGCCTTTATCTGAAAATATTCGTCGATACCCTCAAAAACGGAAAAATAAAAATCGGTGATTCGGCTGTGATCTTTTTGGATGCCGCACCGGAACATCCGATAGCGGCTAAAGTGGTCCGTATAGAGCAAAAAGCGGAGTTTACCCCCAAAGAGGTGAGCGTTGCGAGTGACCGTATCCAGCGTGTTTTTGCCGTTCATCTTCAGCCGCTGAAAGTTGATCCGCTTTTGAAACTGGGTATCCCTGCAGTTGGAGTAATATCGTTGGATAACAAAGGGCTGCCTACGAGTTTGCATGCCGTCCCTGAGTAA
- a CDS encoding ATP-binding cassette domain-containing protein encodes METLKIDRVSVAHNNRLAIKEVSLSVKEGEIIGFIGADGAGKSSLMHAIAGVIRFEGEISFQGVSYRSPAEAEKLKSIIGLMPQGIGLVLYDLLTVEEHLRFFSNIRDIREDEKFSQYKQRLLKMAGLDRFVDRRAGNLSGGMMQKLSLICTLLHRPKLLILDEPTTGVDPLSRIELWEILDQIRKEEGTIVLVSTAYMQEAARMDRVLLFDNGEIIAQGHANELIESVRDMAYTLTSASDLLSMSTLDTTYSLEPLDAEHKEPTLEALFFVNALQKNRLLPLIEITPRDGNNGFSSVVMEAIGLTKKFGDFIANDRVDIRLCRGEILGLLGANGAGKTTFIKMLLGLLPMDGGELNLLGKRIETTWDRQTLKSSIGYVSQHFALYNDMTVRENLLYFASMHQIPMDIALRRIARYADELGFEGYLHAIPTELPLGINQRFSLAAALLHEPVILFLDEPTSGVDAIARAQFWQLLVALKEKWKIAILITTHYMSEAEFCDRIVLMRDGSKVADETISDFYQMHPNAQTFEDIFLEYYR; translated from the coding sequence ATGGAAACGCTGAAGATTGATCGTGTCAGTGTCGCGCACAACAATCGTTTAGCGATCAAAGAGGTCTCTTTGAGTGTCAAAGAGGGTGAAATAATCGGGTTTATCGGTGCTGACGGTGCCGGTAAAAGTTCTTTGATGCACGCTATAGCGGGGGTTATCCGATTCGAAGGGGAAATATCGTTTCAAGGGGTCTCATACCGTTCTCCCGCGGAAGCCGAAAAATTAAAATCGATCATCGGTCTGATGCCTCAGGGGATCGGATTGGTGCTTTATGATCTGCTCACGGTGGAAGAACATCTGAGATTTTTTTCGAATATACGGGATATCAGAGAGGATGAGAAGTTTTCTCAATATAAACAACGGCTTTTAAAGATGGCGGGATTGGATCGGTTCGTCGACCGGAGAGCCGGAAATCTAAGCGGCGGTATGATGCAAAAACTCTCTTTGATCTGTACGCTGCTTCACCGTCCGAAACTGCTCATTTTGGATGAACCGACAACGGGAGTCGATCCGCTCAGCCGGATAGAACTGTGGGAAATACTCGATCAGATACGCAAAGAAGAGGGGACGATCGTACTGGTAAGTACCGCCTATATGCAAGAGGCGGCGCGGATGGATCGTGTCTTGTTGTTTGATAACGGCGAGATCATCGCTCAGGGCCATGCAAACGAGCTGATCGAATCGGTACGTGATATGGCGTATACATTGACTTCCGCAAGCGATCTCCTCTCGATGAGTACCCTCGATACGACCTATTCGCTGGAGCCGCTGGATGCGGAGCATAAAGAACCGACGCTTGAAGCGCTTTTTTTCGTCAATGCACTGCAAAAAAATCGGCTTCTCCCTTTGATTGAAATTACCCCCAGAGACGGTAATAACGGTTTTTCTTCGGTTGTGATGGAAGCGATCGGATTGACGAAGAAATTCGGAGATTTCATAGCCAATGACCGTGTAGACATCCGGCTATGCCGTGGCGAAATTTTGGGATTGCTCGGTGCCAACGGAGCCGGGAAAACGACATTTATCAAAATGTTGTTGGGATTGCTGCCGATGGACGGCGGAGAATTGAATCTGCTGGGCAAACGGATTGAAACGACGTGGGATCGGCAGACGCTCAAAAGCTCGATCGGCTATGTCTCTCAGCATTTTGCCCTTTATAACGATATGACGGTGAGAGAAAACCTCCTCTATTTTGCATCGATGCACCAAATACCGATGGATATAGCGCTTAGACGAATAGCCCGTTATGCCGATGAACTCGGATTTGAGGGGTATTTGCATGCGATCCCTACCGAACTCCCCTTGGGGATTAATCAGCGGTTTTCACTGGCCGCGGCGCTGCTGCACGAACCGGTGATTCTCTTTTTGGATGAGCCGACGTCAGGTGTCGATGCGATAGCCCGTGCACAGTTCTGGCAGCTGCTGGTAGCCTTGAAAGAGAAATGGAAGATAGCGATTTTGATTACGACCCACTACATGAGCGAAGCGGAGTTTTGCGATCGGATCGTATTGATGAGAGACGGGAGTAAAGTGGCCGATGAAACGATCAGTGACTTTTATCAAATGCATCCGAATGCCCAAACGTTTGAAGATATATTTTTGGAGTATTACCGATGA
- a CDS encoding ABC transporter permease — protein sequence MKARVLKAYIQKELSEMLRSRLIIMVFLLPTMLMLLFGYGIRMEVKHARLIIIDNDQCRLSRLLVSKFEHSKYFNTITTVKDEAQALRRIKQAESDAIISIPASFEKRLLKGQSTQIGVFVDAAFPSRGSTIESYVQGVILNAAAGLVPAVSKGSIEINQRTMFNQAMRDEDAIVPGLIGLVLLVAPAIIAALLIVKEKERGTIFNFYASPLSKVEFVAAKLVPVFLLHSLNIFILFLWAMYLFEVPFRGSFWLYWGASEIYILVSISIGILISVITRTQIVAVVLTVMVTIIPGFMYSGIIMPISSMVGMSRYEAHIFPVMYYNHILYDVFLVGEGLSSVKTQAYLVILALYGTVLLGLGTLWLKKELK from the coding sequence ATGAAAGCAAGGGTACTCAAAGCGTATATCCAAAAAGAACTGAGCGAAATGCTCCGTTCCCGGTTGATCATCATGGTATTTTTATTGCCGACGATGCTGATGCTGCTGTTCGGATACGGAATACGAATGGAGGTGAAGCACGCGAGGCTGATTATTATCGATAACGATCAGTGCCGGCTGTCGCGTTTGCTGGTGAGCAAATTCGAGCACTCCAAATATTTTAATACGATCACCACCGTAAAAGATGAAGCTCAGGCGCTGAGACGTATTAAACAGGCCGAGAGCGACGCGATTATCAGTATTCCCGCATCGTTTGAAAAACGGCTTCTAAAAGGTCAATCGACACAGATCGGTGTTTTTGTCGATGCGGCATTTCCGAGCCGCGGTTCGACGATCGAAAGCTATGTGCAGGGGGTTATTCTCAATGCCGCTGCAGGTTTGGTTCCTGCGGTCTCGAAAGGCTCGATCGAGATCAATCAGCGAACCATGTTCAATCAGGCGATGCGAGATGAAGATGCGATCGTCCCGGGGCTCATCGGGCTGGTTTTGCTCGTTGCTCCGGCCATTATTGCCGCATTGCTTATCGTGAAAGAAAAAGAGAGGGGGACTATTTTTAATTTTTACGCATCGCCACTTTCGAAAGTGGAGTTTGTGGCGGCAAAACTGGTTCCGGTGTTTTTGCTCCATTCGCTCAATATCTTCATCCTCTTTTTATGGGCGATGTATCTTTTTGAGGTTCCGTTTCGGGGGAGCTTTTGGCTCTATTGGGGAGCATCGGAGATTTACATTCTCGTGAGCATATCGATCGGCATTTTGATTTCCGTCATTACCCGTACCCAAATCGTTGCCGTGGTGTTGACCGTTATGGTAACGATTATCCCGGGCTTTATGTATTCGGGGATAATAATGCCGATCTCTTCGATGGTCGGTATGTCGCGCTATGAGGCCCATATTTTTCCCGTCATGTACTACAACCATATTCTGTATGATGTTTTTTTGGTAGGGGAAGGGCTTTCATCCGTGAAAACACAGGCATATTTAGTTATTTTGGCATTGTACGGAACCGTATTGCTTGGCTTGGGAACCCTATGGCTTAAAAAGGAGCTTAAATGA
- a CDS encoding ABC transporter permease, with the protein MSRIFWSIVGKELIAFMRSWQLVVVVLYMFIFEVYIAGSGIEINPRNVAVGYVDATGGGLSQKILTRLHGPEFLPPRRFNSQQELSRAIFDKEIIVGLIFDDDFEKKWRQNKRTQLDVLMDATAASQAYTTLNYLQHIVLDISKPDIPVDIVTHKLFNENADNHTFMALTELLSITTMLSIILTAVVFVREKEQGTWDLMLLMPVNPKIIILAKSFSQIIIVMAGIVISLGFVVLGTFNVPVNGSLWAFLFLSFFFVFASAGIGLFIAAIARDVMQVAQLSIVVMMPLIFLSGAWTPIYAMHPAMQYLSYISPLRYYIEGSESIFYRGTEWIDLWPYFMGVIAVGGVMYLIGFRKIGRLF; encoded by the coding sequence ATGAGCCGAATCTTTTGGTCTATCGTGGGGAAAGAGCTGATCGCCTTTATGCGCTCATGGCAGCTTGTCGTAGTCGTGCTGTATATGTTTATTTTTGAAGTATACATCGCCGGAAGCGGTATCGAGATCAATCCCCGAAATGTTGCGGTGGGATATGTCGACGCCACGGGGGGAGGGTTGAGCCAAAAAATCCTTACCCGTCTCCACGGCCCCGAATTTCTCCCACCGCGCCGTTTTAACTCTCAGCAGGAACTGAGCCGTGCGATATTTGATAAAGAGATTATCGTCGGGCTTATTTTTGATGATGATTTTGAGAAAAAATGGCGTCAAAACAAAAGAACGCAGCTTGACGTGCTGATGGATGCGACGGCCGCGTCACAGGCCTATACGACCCTGAACTATCTTCAGCACATCGTGTTGGATATCTCAAAGCCTGATATTCCCGTCGATATCGTTACCCACAAGCTTTTTAACGAGAATGCCGATAATCATACCTTTATGGCGCTGACGGAACTGCTCTCCATTACGACAATGCTCTCCATCATATTGACCGCCGTCGTATTTGTGCGGGAAAAAGAGCAGGGGACCTGGGACCTGATGCTTTTGATGCCGGTCAATCCCAAGATTATTATTCTCGCAAAATCGTTTTCACAGATAATCATTGTCATGGCGGGGATCGTCATCTCGTTGGGATTTGTCGTACTGGGGACATTTAATGTGCCCGTCAACGGATCGCTGTGGGCTTTTTTGTTTTTGAGTTTTTTCTTTGTCTTTGCCAGTGCCGGCATAGGGCTGTTTATTGCGGCGATTGCCCGTGACGTGATGCAGGTAGCACAGCTCTCTATCGTCGTGATGATGCCGTTAATCTTTTTAAGCGGTGCGTGGACCCCGATATATGCCATGCATCCGGCGATGCAATACCTATCCTACATATCGCCGCTGCGCTACTATATCGAGGGAAGCGAGAGCATTTTTTACCGCGGAACGGAGTGGATTGACCTGTGGCCTTATTTTATGGGTGTTATAGCGGTCGGAGGGGTAATGTACCTGATCGGATTTCGAAAAATCGGACGGCTCTTTTAA
- a CDS encoding cation:proton antiporter: protein MLAIIVTTLLLSLLINIFLRKIYLPTIIGYILTGTLIAYLFNLHEAIHNHELKEIAEFGVVFLMFTIGLEFSLAHLKRMKHEVFITGTLQIFLTSSIVFFVTYYALGFEQKSSIIISIVIALSSTAIVLKLLNESGEINRRHGQRAMGILIMQDIAVIPILLIIGFMSGSTDDISSALRNMLVSAVALLAFLWIFGKYILEPFLTQIFKTNSDELFVGSVLFLAIGASYVAHFFGFSYSLGAFVAGMLIAETKYKHQAEADLIPFRDLLLGIFFITVGMQIDFFILIARIHIILALLLGVMVLKFIIIFGLIRVNESKRVSLKTAFSLVQIGEFSLAILELARSNELIAQPYGQIMIATIVLSMIITPLILKHLTPLTDMLQKQEDEQIEHLIDSDGFKNHTVILGFGEFGRNVAAALKEKGEFYLAIENNINTFHAIQKMGEPAIFGNTLKKEVLKKANIQMAKYVIVAIDNPAKLYHVCQTIQQFVDSSKIIVKVHTQHEKNIIAELGISNIIIENDVMSQMVSRLIMKSE, encoded by the coding sequence GTGCTGGCCATTATCGTAACGACACTACTGCTCTCTTTGCTTATCAATATTTTTCTTCGAAAAATTTATTTGCCCACAATCATAGGATACATATTAACGGGGACGCTTATCGCATACCTGTTTAATCTGCATGAAGCGATTCATAATCACGAGCTCAAAGAAATAGCCGAATTCGGTGTTGTGTTTCTGATGTTTACGATCGGATTGGAATTTTCACTCGCCCATTTGAAGCGCATGAAACATGAGGTCTTCATCACCGGCACACTCCAAATATTTCTGACCTCATCGATTGTTTTCTTTGTCACCTATTACGCATTAGGGTTTGAGCAAAAATCGTCGATTATCATATCGATCGTCATCGCCCTCTCATCAACGGCTATCGTTCTCAAATTATTGAATGAAAGCGGTGAGATAAATCGCAGACACGGACAAAGAGCAATGGGTATTTTGATAATGCAGGATATTGCGGTTATCCCTATTTTGCTTATTATCGGTTTTATGAGCGGCAGTACGGATGATATATCTTCGGCATTGCGCAATATGCTGGTCAGTGCCGTAGCCCTATTGGCATTTTTATGGATATTCGGAAAATATATACTGGAGCCATTTTTAACCCAGATTTTTAAAACGAATTCCGATGAGCTATTTGTCGGAAGCGTTTTGTTCTTGGCGATAGGGGCATCGTATGTTGCCCATTTTTTCGGATTTTCGTATTCATTGGGGGCGTTTGTCGCGGGGATGCTGATCGCCGAAACAAAATACAAACATCAGGCCGAAGCTGATCTGATACCCTTTAGAGACCTGCTGCTGGGAATCTTTTTCATCACGGTAGGGATGCAAATAGATTTTTTTATTCTGATTGCCCGGATACATATTATCTTAGCGCTTTTGCTGGGTGTAATGGTGCTGAAATTTATCATCATTTTCGGCTTGATTAGGGTTAATGAAAGCAAAAGAGTCAGTTTGAAAACGGCTTTCAGTCTTGTACAGATCGGTGAGTTTTCTCTGGCAATCTTGGAATTGGCACGTTCAAATGAACTTATTGCCCAGCCCTACGGTCAAATAATGATCGCGACGATCGTTTTATCCATGATCATTACTCCGCTGATTTTGAAACATCTGACACCACTGACCGATATGCTGCAGAAACAAGAAGACGAGCAAATCGAACATCTTATAGATTCGGATGGCTTCAAAAACCATACGGTGATTCTCGGTTTCGGAGAATTCGGGCGAAATGTCGCCGCGGCTTTGAAAGAAAAGGGCGAATTCTATTTAGCCATCGAAAATAACATCAATACCTTTCATGCGATACAGAAAATGGGAGAGCCGGCTATTTTTGGAAATACGCTCAAAAAAGAGGTATTAAAAAAAGCCAATATACAGATGGCGAAGTACGTTATCGTGGCTATCGACAATCCGGCAAAGCTTTATCATGTCTGCCAAACGATACAGCAGTTTGTGGATAGCTCAAAAATCATCGTCAAAGTTCATACGCAGCACGAAAAAAATATTATTGCCGAACTCGGTATCAGTAATATTATTATTGAAAATGACGTGATGAGCCAGATGGTTTCACGGTTGATTATGAAAAGCGAATAA
- a CDS encoding MFS transporter, which produces MKLLSLNRNIIALGANSFFTDFSTEMILPLLPIFLERFLHATKSEIGLIEGAAEFGVAMLIALSGFYSDRLGKRKGIVVLGYGLSNLIKPLAFFAQSATMIATIRIGDRLSKGIRVAPRDALISASTPKEISGFVFGFHKMMDGAGALAGSLSAFCVLWFWGNSEESFRTVFALSLIPGLISMAILIFLVTDTPFKPSAERRFRPESLSKPFYWLVGFQSLFSLFAMNYSFMLLKAENNGLALAMIPLAYALYNLTQSAFAIPIGKLSDRFGKPALLSVVYLAFGLGALSIAAESIYGVWIAFAIYGFFAGGFNALAKAVISDTAPLELKATAYGIYYTAVGFSTLISLVCAGWLWDHIGSSVVFWIASIAAIILSIALFLMRNRLKA; this is translated from the coding sequence ATGAAGCTCTTATCGCTAAACCGAAATATCATCGCGTTAGGAGCTAACAGCTTTTTTACCGATTTTTCAACCGAGATGATTCTCCCCCTTCTCCCTATTTTTTTGGAGCGTTTTTTACACGCGACTAAAAGTGAAATCGGTCTGATCGAAGGTGCCGCTGAATTCGGTGTCGCCATGCTGATCGCCCTCTCAGGCTTTTATTCCGACCGTCTGGGAAAACGAAAAGGGATCGTCGTTCTCGGATACGGACTCTCCAATCTCATCAAACCCCTCGCTTTTTTCGCCCAAAGTGCAACCATGATCGCCACGATCCGTATCGGAGACCGTCTTTCAAAAGGGATCCGTGTCGCCCCCCGTGACGCTCTTATCAGCGCATCCACACCCAAAGAGATCAGCGGTTTTGTTTTCGGATTTCATAAAATGATGGACGGTGCGGGGGCACTGGCGGGTTCGTTGAGCGCATTTTGTGTTCTCTGGTTTTGGGGAAATAGCGAAGAGTCGTTTCGTACCGTCTTTGCCCTCAGTCTCATTCCCGGTCTCATCTCGATGGCAATTCTTATCTTTCTTGTCACCGATACCCCGTTTAAACCCTCAGCCGAGCGCCGTTTCAGACCCGAATCGCTTTCAAAGCCGTTTTACTGGCTGGTCGGTTTTCAGAGCCTGTTTAGCCTTTTTGCGATGAACTATTCGTTCATGCTTCTCAAAGCCGAAAACAACGGCTTGGCATTAGCGATGATTCCTCTGGCCTACGCCCTCTATAATCTGACCCAGTCGGCGTTCGCCATCCCCATCGGAAAACTCTCAGACCGTTTCGGAAAACCGGCACTTTTAAGCGTCGTTTATCTGGCTTTCGGGCTGGGAGCATTATCCATCGCTGCCGAAAGTATCTACGGGGTATGGATCGCATTTGCGATCTACGGTTTTTTTGCCGGGGGGTTCAATGCGCTGGCAAAAGCCGTCATCTCCGATACCGCGCCGCTTGAGCTAAAAGCCACCGCATACGGCATCTATTATACGGCAGTCGGATTCTCGACCCTCATCTCTTTGGTATGTGCGGGATGGCTATGGGATCATATCGGAAGCAGCGTCGTCTTCTGGATTGCATCGATCGCGGCGATTATCCTATCGATTGCCCTGTTTCTCATGCGAAACCGATTGAAAGCGTAA
- a CDS encoding DUF190 domain-containing protein encodes MKTGFQLTFYTLRSRRHNGASIADWLEEIAQKAGISGVTVTNASKGLGHDGKWHSASFFELTDQPLEIIMIADAEACDRLFTFLETEKPNLFYTKTAIEYGTI; translated from the coding sequence ATGAAAACAGGATTTCAACTCACTTTTTATACCCTTCGAAGCCGCCGTCATAACGGTGCGAGTATCGCTGATTGGCTCGAAGAGATCGCTCAGAAAGCCGGTATCAGCGGCGTAACCGTGACGAATGCTTCCAAAGGGCTCGGACATGACGGAAAATGGCATTCTGCCTCATTTTTCGAGCTGACCGATCAGCCGCTTGAGATCATCATGATTGCCGATGCGGAAGCATGCGATCGTCTTTTCACCTTTTTGGAAACGGAAAAACCCAATCTTTTTTATACCAAAACCGCCATCGAATACGGAACGATCTAA
- the crcB gene encoding fluoride efflux transporter CrcB, translating to MIYSIAAIVSGAGIGALLRWFLGLKFNSLYPAVPLGTLSANILGGYLIGIAIAFFATNTSLSPEWKLFIITGFLGGLTTFSTFSAEIVTAIQEGRLTHAATGVILHVGGSLIMTFLGIASMLYLQNKGTL from the coding sequence ATGATCTATTCCATAGCCGCTATCGTATCAGGTGCAGGAATCGGTGCGCTGCTGCGATGGTTTTTAGGACTTAAATTCAATTCGCTCTATCCCGCCGTTCCGCTCGGAACGCTCAGTGCCAATATTTTAGGCGGCTATCTGATCGGTATCGCTATCGCTTTTTTTGCAACCAATACCTCGCTTTCGCCTGAATGGAAGCTCTTTATCATCACCGGATTTTTAGGGGGATTGACCACCTTTAGCACCTTCAGCGCCGAAATCGTCACCGCTATTCAAGAGGGGCGATTAACCCATGCCGCGACGGGAGTCATTTTACACGTCGGCGGATCGCTGATCATGACCTTTTTAGGGATCGCCAGCATGCTCTATCTTCAAAATAAGGGGACACTATGA
- a CDS encoding thioredoxin family protein translates to MKIEILGTGCAKCNELEMKVKQAVAQSGKFVQIEKVSDLQKIMGYGVMSTPGLVIDGIVKSTGRVLSVEEISAFLG, encoded by the coding sequence ATGAAGATTGAAATACTCGGCACCGGATGTGCCAAATGCAACGAACTGGAGATGAAAGTAAAACAGGCGGTTGCACAAAGCGGCAAATTCGTCCAAATCGAAAAAGTCTCTGATCTCCAAAAAATCATGGGCTACGGCGTCATGAGTACACCCGGTCTGGTCATTGACGGTATCGTCAAATCGACGGGACGCGTTTTAAGTGTAGAGGAAATATCAGCATTTCTAGGATAA